The genomic window CGTCGACTCGGGCGGCAGCACGATGTCCTCGCCGTGCGCGAGTTGCGATTCGGCCACGCGCAGGAACAGCGTGGGCTGCTCGGTGATCTCGCGGCCGGTTTCGCGCACGTGCTCGCCGTAGTTGAGGCCCACGCAGACGATCTTGCCGGGGTTGGGAATCACGGGCAGCAGCTGAAGCTCGCTCAGCGCCAGCGTGGCGCTCGCCTGGCCGACGGCCGTTGCGGCCTCGGCCAGCAGGTCGGCCGCGATCAGCGCCTTCAGGTCCGCGGCGCGTTCGCCGAAGATCTGGCGCAGGTCGACGACGCGGTCCGCGCGGTCGCCGGTCACCGCGCCGTAGCTGTCGGTGCCGTGGAGTTGATAGCTGATGAGTTTCATGGTCTGTCCGTGAGGAGGAGTGGGTGAAGTGGAACTACGCCAGCCGACCTCCAATGCGCTGCGCGCCCTCGGTGATCAGGTGAACCATCTTGTCGAGGTCGACGATGGACAGGCGCGAGGTGTCGAAGACCAGCTGGATGGCGGCCCATGCGCCTCCGTCGGCCTTCGGGATCGGCGCGGCCACGGCCGCGAGCTGCGGTTCGAGTTCGCCGATCGACACGTAGTGGCCGGCCTTGCGGATCCCCGCGTAGAGACGGCGGAATTCGCTCCATTCGGCCGGCAGCCCGCTGCGCACGACCTCGTCGTGGCGGGCATCGAAGACCTTGCGCAGCTGCGGCGGCGCGAAGGTCGACAGCAGGACCTTGGGCGCGGCGCCCAGGAACAGCGGCCGCGGCCGGCCGCGCCCGTAGGCCAGCGTCGGCGGCGTGCCGCCCATCTCGCGATGGGTATCGAGCACCTGCATGCCGAAGATGCCCGAGCTCACGCAGTCGAACCCGGTGGCGGCCACCAGTTCGCGCATCACCGGGATGCCTTCGCGCAGCACCGGGTCGGCATTGCGGATGTAGTGGTCCAGCAGGATGATCCGCGGCCCGAGCGCGTAGTGCGAATCCTCCACGCGCTGCAGCAGCCCGGCCTCGAGCAGCAGCCGCACGTAGCGGTAGCCCGTGGGCAGCGAGACCTCGAGCGCCGCGGAGATGTCGTCCGCCGTGCGCGTCAGGTGGGTGTCGTCGAACAGGTCGAGCACCCCCAGCATGCGCCCCAGGCTGGACATGGATTTTTCCGGCACGCCAATTCCTCCAGAGTGTCATGGCGCGACGGGGAGGTGTTGCGAGATGCGATCCAGATCGTGCCCCGTGCGCGCGACGCCGACGATATATCGGTCGGGGCGCAGTATCACCGCCCGCGCCTCGTGGGCTTCGAGCCAGTGGCGCAGCGGCGCGTCGGGCCGGTCGATGACGATGGCATCGGCGCGGCGCCAGCGTTCGGCGGTGGCGGGTGCGGCGGCCGCGAGCGCGTCGGGGCTGCCGATCACCGCGCTGCGCCGGCCCAGCAGCTCGTCGAGCAGGCGGCCGTCGGCCAGCCGCGGCTGGGGAAAGGGCCGCCCGGCGGGCGAGCCCGCGTCGGCATCGAAGGCGCCCTGGCCCAGCAGCTGCGGCGGCAGCTCGAAGATCTCGGGGCGCCCGGCACGAAAGCGCGCATCGCGTTCGGCCGCGCGCGCGGGAT from Variovorax paradoxus includes these protein-coding regions:
- a CDS encoding IclR family transcriptional regulator; this encodes MSSLGRMLGVLDLFDDTHLTRTADDISAALEVSLPTGYRYVRLLLEAGLLQRVEDSHYALGPRIILLDHYIRNADPVLREGIPVMRELVAATGFDCVSSGIFGMQVLDTHREMGGTPPTLAYGRGRPRPLFLGAAPKVLLSTFAPPQLRKVFDARHDEVVRSGLPAEWSEFRRLYAGIRKAGHYVSIGELEPQLAAVAAPIPKADGGAWAAIQLVFDTSRLSIVDLDKMVHLITEGAQRIGGRLA